The following coding sequences are from one Verrucosispora sp. WMMD573 window:
- a CDS encoding glutamate-cysteine ligase family protein: MSQGLVPHDRPCLEFDDLVRSFLPPGKSERLVGIEVECGLVRPDSGRSVRYDEPGGTRALLETLLDGMAGEPVLEDGSLVGLRLPDGATLTLEMAGAIEYSSAPTASLTEGLRRARECLTEVARVAAPLGLRLLTGGQLPFDAPDGIRWTPKSRTEIMRRYFAGLGDGGRLGDQVMGLTLSTQLSLDALDEAEYLDKLKVLLAVSPFLAAILANTPALDTGEAASSNGTASRRMTYWRRIDPARCQHLTARLYEVSALAELAETLSDLPMIYRRSGTGYVAGQVGSFRQVVREGFEDGTMPTLDDWKTHLRQVWPAVRPRQTLETRLPDGQAWEHLGVLPALFLGLAEEPAVRRKVTDLLADLRTEALDLITLKAAESGPDGIAAPIRETAEQLVMLADQGLAARVADGTESPEVLGLLDPAREWAATGRPPAEALRAAWTGPWRRRPDRYVAAMAVPED; encoded by the coding sequence ATGAGCCAGGGCCTGGTACCACACGATCGTCCATGCCTGGAATTCGACGATCTCGTACGCTCCTTCCTTCCGCCAGGAAAGTCGGAGCGGCTGGTCGGTATCGAGGTCGAGTGCGGCCTGGTGCGCCCGGACTCGGGCAGGTCGGTCCGGTACGACGAGCCCGGCGGCACCCGGGCCCTGCTGGAGACGTTGCTCGACGGCATGGCGGGCGAGCCGGTCCTGGAGGACGGGTCCCTGGTCGGGCTCCGGCTCCCCGACGGTGCCACGCTCACTCTGGAGATGGCCGGGGCGATCGAGTACTCGTCCGCCCCGACGGCCAGCCTCACCGAGGGACTGCGCCGGGCCCGGGAATGCCTGACCGAGGTGGCCCGGGTAGCTGCTCCGCTCGGTCTTCGGCTGCTGACCGGTGGGCAGCTGCCCTTCGACGCGCCGGATGGGATCCGGTGGACGCCGAAGTCGCGCACCGAGATCATGCGGCGCTACTTCGCCGGACTCGGCGACGGTGGCCGGCTCGGTGACCAGGTGATGGGCTTGACCCTCTCCACTCAGCTCAGCCTGGACGCGCTGGACGAAGCGGAATACCTCGACAAGCTGAAGGTGCTGCTCGCCGTCTCGCCGTTCCTCGCCGCCATCCTCGCCAACACTCCGGCGCTGGACACGGGCGAGGCGGCCAGCAGCAACGGCACCGCGTCGCGCCGGATGACCTACTGGCGGCGGATCGACCCGGCCCGTTGCCAGCACCTCACAGCCCGGTTGTACGAGGTGTCGGCACTGGCGGAGCTGGCCGAGACGCTCAGTGACCTGCCCATGATCTACCGCCGCTCCGGCACTGGTTACGTCGCCGGCCAGGTCGGGTCGTTCCGGCAGGTCGTACGCGAGGGCTTCGAGGATGGCACGATGCCGACCCTCGACGACTGGAAAACCCACCTACGCCAGGTGTGGCCGGCGGTGCGCCCGCGTCAGACACTGGAGACCCGCCTGCCCGACGGGCAGGCGTGGGAGCACCTGGGTGTGCTTCCCGCGCTGTTCCTCGGCCTGGCTGAGGAGCCGGCGGTTCGCCGGAAGGTGACCGACCTGCTGGCCGACCTGCGTACCGAGGCCCTCGACCTGATCACCCTGAAGGCCGCGGAGAGCGGGCCGGACGGGATCGCCGCTCCCATCCGGGAGACCGCCGAGCAGCTTGTCATGCTGGCTGACCAAGGGCTGGCCGCCCGGGTGGCCGACGGGACGGAGTCTCCCGAGGTGCTCGGGCTGCTCGATCCGGCCCGGGAATGGGCGGCGACCGGGCGTCCACCGGCGGAGGCGTTGCGAGCCGCTTGGACGGGACCGTGGCGTCGACGCCCGGACCGCTACGTCGCCGCGATGGCCGTGCCGGAAGACTGA
- a CDS encoding maleylpyruvate isomerase N-terminal domain-containing protein encodes MACVACYQRSYGEGVAAIARIFARYGYSDWARTGPCAPWSSLDLLRHLHVTAQESVTGHLHALQFGPKELMTSAELAEFNAKSLTALSAVAPHVSLRNFQAAAWRFLRMATAEPDLPTYSFRGRTWSARCNVGVLAVEWHLHAWDLATTIGLTYHPRQPAVLAEAFRDGMAYLDPPATDGWPDLLRAAGRTLGVAHPV; translated from the coding sequence ATGGCATGCGTTGCCTGCTACCAGCGGTCGTACGGCGAAGGCGTGGCAGCGATCGCCCGGATCTTCGCCCGCTACGGGTACTCGGACTGGGCGCGTACCGGCCCATGTGCGCCGTGGTCCTCGCTCGACCTGCTACGTCATCTGCACGTGACGGCGCAGGAGAGCGTGACCGGACACCTGCACGCCCTCCAGTTCGGTCCGAAGGAGCTGATGACCTCGGCGGAACTCGCCGAGTTCAACGCCAAGTCCCTGACGGCACTGTCGGCCGTGGCGCCGCATGTCTCGCTGCGGAACTTCCAGGCCGCCGCGTGGCGTTTCCTGCGGATGGCTACCGCCGAACCCGACCTGCCCACCTATTCCTTCCGGGGCCGGACGTGGAGTGCCCGGTGCAACGTCGGCGTGCTCGCCGTCGAGTGGCACCTGCACGCCTGGGACCTGGCCACCACCATCGGCTTGACGTACCACCCCAGGCAGCCGGCCGTGCTGGCCGAGGCGTTCCGCGACGGAATGGCCTATCTCGACCCGCCCGCCACGGACGGCTGGCCGGACCTGCTACGCGCTGCGGGTCGGACGCTGGGGGTCGCCCACCCCGTCTGA
- a CDS encoding DUF4349 domain-containing protein: protein MEMRRARRHGTTAVATLAALLMLAACGSGGGDDSGSTGTAADAVAPAREGGAAAPGEAAAPGNAQGGAGAATDTRVDQRSIIYTGSIRVQVDDVDIAARDAVAAATRAGGFVGGDQRRSSDADAVADLELRVPAERFYAVVEELAGLGTQERREIGTQDVTEETIDLDARIASQRARVESARRLLAQADSISDLVSIENELARREADLASLEAKKRRLSDLTALSTITVTLVGPGVTIPEEETEIGFLVGLKGGWQVFLSSMTILLTVLGAILPWLLVLGVPLGALWWLARRRRRNRLTVPAPRGPVAPAQPEALHTAPGTGSTS, encoded by the coding sequence ATGGAAATGCGAAGAGCCCGCCGTCACGGGACCACGGCGGTGGCGACACTCGCTGCGCTGCTGATGCTCGCCGCCTGCGGAAGTGGCGGCGGAGACGACTCGGGATCGACCGGCACCGCGGCCGACGCCGTGGCACCGGCCCGGGAGGGTGGCGCCGCCGCGCCCGGCGAGGCCGCCGCGCCCGGTAACGCCCAGGGCGGTGCCGGCGCGGCAACGGACACCCGGGTCGACCAGCGGTCCATCATCTACACCGGATCGATCCGGGTGCAGGTGGACGATGTGGACATCGCCGCCCGGGACGCCGTCGCGGCGGCCACCCGGGCCGGCGGCTTCGTCGGCGGGGACCAGCGCCGCAGCTCCGACGCCGACGCGGTGGCCGACCTCGAACTGCGGGTGCCGGCGGAACGGTTCTACGCGGTCGTGGAGGAGCTGGCAGGTCTCGGCACCCAGGAGCGCCGGGAGATCGGTACGCAGGACGTGACCGAGGAGACCATCGACCTCGACGCCCGGATCGCCAGCCAACGGGCCCGGGTGGAGAGTGCGCGACGGCTGCTCGCCCAGGCCGACTCGATCAGCGACCTGGTGAGCATCGAGAACGAGTTGGCCCGGCGGGAGGCCGACCTCGCCTCGCTGGAGGCGAAGAAGCGGCGGCTGAGCGACCTCACCGCGCTGTCCACCATCACCGTCACCCTGGTCGGACCGGGCGTCACGATCCCCGAGGAGGAGACCGAGATCGGTTTCCTGGTGGGGCTCAAGGGCGGCTGGCAGGTCTTCCTGTCCTCGATGACAATCCTGCTCACCGTGCTCGGTGCGATCCTGCCGTGGCTGCTGGTCCTCGGCGTACCGCTGGGGGCGCTGTGGTGGCTGGCCCGCCGTCGCCGCCGGAACCGACTCACGGTGCCGGCCCCCCGCGGGCCGGTAGCCCCCGCCCAGCCGGAGGCGCTCCATACGGCTCCGGGAACCGGAAGCACATCCTGA
- a CDS encoding MBL fold metallo-hydrolase, whose product MRLTKYAHSCLRVEHDGGVLVIDPGMFSEPAVALDGADAVLITHEHPDHLDEAAVNRQLERRPFVIHGPASLAGALGDAADVLRPVTPGESFTAAGIPVRAHGGRHAVIHPDIPVLDNLGYLLNDVVYHPGDALYVPDDVQVDTLFAPIHAPWSKFSEVVDFIRGMAPRRVFALHDALLNDNGYAVLDRQYTALSGSDYQRLEPGSRIDG is encoded by the coding sequence ATGCGGCTCACCAAGTACGCCCACTCGTGCCTGCGGGTCGAGCACGACGGGGGAGTGCTGGTCATCGATCCAGGAATGTTCAGTGAGCCGGCGGTGGCGTTGGACGGGGCCGACGCGGTGCTGATCACCCACGAGCACCCGGATCACCTCGACGAGGCGGCGGTGAACCGGCAGTTGGAGCGGCGTCCCTTCGTCATCCACGGCCCGGCGTCGCTGGCCGGCGCGCTCGGCGACGCGGCCGACGTGCTGCGCCCGGTGACCCCGGGGGAGTCCTTCACCGCCGCCGGGATTCCGGTACGTGCCCACGGTGGCCGGCACGCGGTGATCCATCCGGACATCCCCGTGCTCGACAACCTCGGCTATCTGCTGAACGACGTCGTCTACCACCCGGGCGACGCCCTGTACGTTCCGGACGACGTCCAGGTCGACACCCTCTTCGCCCCCATCCACGCCCCCTGGTCGAAGTTCTCCGAGGTGGTCGACTTCATCCGGGGGATGGCGCCGCGTCGGGTCTTCGCGCTGCACGACGCCCTGCTCAACGACAACGGTTACGCGGTGCTCGACCGGCAGTACACGGCGCTGTCCGGCAGCGATTACCAGCGGCTGGAGCCGGGCAGCCGGATCGACGGCTGA
- a CDS encoding gamma-glutamylcyclotransferase produces MRHYAAYGSNLDPARMRAYCPHSPMVGIGWLEGWRLTFAGEDVIGWEGAVSTVVESPGDRVFVALYDIHPYDAAQLDEIEGVTSGTYRKLTVRISTLDGDVTAWVYVFDGYEGGLPTSWYLSEIANAAEKAGAPDDYVIELRSRPTGTASA; encoded by the coding sequence GTGCGTCACTACGCCGCCTACGGCTCGAACCTGGACCCCGCGCGAATGCGTGCCTACTGTCCGCATTCCCCGATGGTGGGCATCGGCTGGCTGGAAGGCTGGCGGCTCACCTTCGCCGGTGAGGATGTCATCGGCTGGGAGGGCGCGGTCAGCACCGTGGTCGAGTCCCCCGGCGACCGGGTGTTCGTGGCGCTCTACGACATCCACCCGTACGACGCGGCCCAGCTGGACGAGATCGAGGGCGTGACCTCCGGCACGTACCGGAAGCTGACCGTCCGCATCTCGACCCTGGACGGCGACGTGACCGCCTGGGTATATGTCTTCGACGGTTACGAGGGCGGCCTGCCCACGTCCTGGTATCTCTCCGAGATCGCCAACGCCGCCGAGAAGGCGGGCGCGCCGGACGACTACGTCATCGAGCTGCGGTCCCGACCCACCGGCACCGCCTCGGCGTGA
- a CDS encoding NAD(P)H-quinone dehydrogenase, producing the protein MSRIVIIGGGPAGYEAALVAAQLDADVTVVEAEGAGGACVLSDCVPSKTFIASSEVVTGYRDTEVFGVHSDGLEAVTVDAQAVNDRVKRLALAQSGDIHAKLVKAGVTFVSGRARLGEDTLGHTHRVIVTPDGEEAAYAIDASTVLIATGATPRQLPTALPDGERILTWRQVYDLPELPEHLIVVGSGVTGAEFASAYLAMGVEVTLVSSRDRVMPHEDADAAQAIERVFRTRGMSILNNSRAESVRHTGDGVEVELSDGRTVSGSHALIAVGSIPNTAELGLAEYGVELARGGYVTVDRVSRTNVPGIYAAGDCTGVLPLASVAAMQGRIAMWHALGEAVRPLRLRTVSANVFTDPELATVGVSQDEVDAGKVPARQVMLPLGGNARAKMDEIPDGFVKLFCRPASGQVIGGVVVAPKASELIMPITLAVENNLTVNELAQTITIYPSLSGSVTEAGRQLMLHELE; encoded by the coding sequence GTGAGCCGGATCGTGATCATCGGCGGGGGGCCGGCGGGCTACGAGGCGGCACTTGTCGCGGCCCAGTTGGACGCCGACGTCACAGTCGTGGAGGCCGAGGGCGCCGGTGGCGCCTGCGTGCTGTCCGACTGCGTCCCGTCGAAGACGTTCATCGCGAGCTCCGAGGTGGTGACCGGCTACCGCGACACCGAGGTGTTCGGGGTGCACTCCGACGGGCTGGAGGCGGTCACCGTCGACGCCCAGGCGGTCAACGACCGGGTCAAGCGGCTGGCCCTGGCACAGTCCGGCGACATCCACGCGAAGCTGGTCAAGGCCGGGGTCACCTTCGTGTCCGGGCGCGCCCGCCTCGGCGAGGACACGCTTGGTCACACCCACCGGGTGATCGTCACGCCGGACGGTGAGGAGGCCGCGTACGCCATCGACGCCTCGACCGTGCTGATCGCCACCGGTGCCACCCCCCGCCAGCTGCCCACCGCGCTGCCCGACGGTGAGCGCATCCTGACCTGGCGACAGGTCTACGACCTGCCCGAGCTGCCCGAGCACCTGATCGTGGTCGGCTCCGGTGTCACCGGCGCCGAGTTCGCCAGCGCGTACCTCGCGATGGGGGTCGAGGTGACCCTGGTCTCCAGCCGCGACCGGGTGATGCCGCACGAGGACGCCGACGCCGCGCAGGCGATCGAGCGGGTCTTCCGCACCCGGGGCATGAGCATTCTGAACAACTCCCGCGCCGAGAGCGTCCGGCACACCGGCGACGGCGTCGAGGTCGAGCTCTCCGACGGCCGTACGGTCTCCGGGTCCCACGCGCTGATCGCGGTCGGCTCGATCCCCAACACCGCCGAACTCGGTCTGGCCGAGTACGGCGTCGAGCTGGCCCGGGGCGGCTACGTGACGGTGGACCGGGTCTCCCGCACCAACGTGCCCGGCATCTATGCGGCCGGTGACTGCACCGGAGTGCTTCCGCTGGCCAGCGTTGCCGCGATGCAGGGCCGAATCGCGATGTGGCACGCGCTCGGTGAGGCGGTCCGGCCGCTGCGGCTGCGTACCGTCTCCGCGAACGTCTTCACCGACCCGGAACTGGCCACTGTCGGGGTCTCACAGGACGAGGTGGACGCCGGCAAGGTGCCGGCACGTCAGGTGATGCTGCCGCTGGGCGGCAACGCCCGGGCGAAGATGGACGAGATCCCGGACGGTTTCGTCAAGCTGTTCTGCCGCCCGGCCAGTGGCCAGGTGATCGGCGGGGTGGTGGTCGCGCCGAAGGCCAGCGAACTGATCATGCCGATCACGCTCGCCGTGGAGAACAACCTCACCGTCAACGAACTGGCGCAGACCATCACCATCTACCCCAGCCTCTCCGGGTCCGTCACGGAAGCGGGCCGCCAACTGATGCTCCACGAGCTGGAGTAG
- a CDS encoding DUF998 domain-containing protein yields MPGIRNSGALALGGIVLAAVLTVIGHAGVSDLDPVSLTVSDYAVSDSGGIIHVAMLLLAAASAVLIPALSRLSPPGGLRAVAAKRRAVGPTGPMAGTPEFGTATSDGGRGRAAEWLLAVWAGGLLVSGLVPTNPPGTEMGTAAYVHRYASVVAFLALPIAGWLLATRLPVGARAGRWLRALTVTSLLLAVAMAWSAYPGDRAYYGLIERALILAEVGLLTVVAAYSSSWSISWRPASVTDPERLG; encoded by the coding sequence ATGCCTGGAATCCGGAACAGTGGAGCACTGGCCCTCGGTGGGATCGTCCTCGCGGCGGTGCTCACCGTCATCGGGCATGCCGGAGTCAGCGACCTCGACCCGGTCAGCCTGACCGTCAGCGACTACGCCGTCTCCGACTCCGGCGGGATCATCCACGTGGCCATGCTGCTGCTCGCCGCCGCCTCCGCCGTACTCATCCCGGCACTCAGCCGGCTCAGCCCGCCGGGCGGTCTGCGAGCCGTCGCCGCCAAGCGGCGGGCCGTCGGCCCGACCGGCCCCATGGCAGGCACCCCTGAGTTCGGCACCGCGACGAGCGACGGTGGTCGGGGCCGGGCCGCCGAGTGGCTGTTGGCGGTCTGGGCGGGCGGGCTGCTGGTGTCGGGCCTGGTGCCGACCAACCCGCCGGGCACCGAGATGGGTACCGCCGCCTACGTGCACCGGTACGCCTCGGTGGTGGCGTTCCTGGCGCTGCCGATCGCCGGCTGGCTGCTCGCCACCCGGCTGCCCGTCGGTGCCCGCGCCGGGCGCTGGCTGCGCGCCCTGACCGTGACCAGCCTGCTGCTCGCCGTCGCCATGGCCTGGTCCGCCTATCCGGGCGACCGCGCCTACTACGGCCTGATCGAACGGGCCCTCATCCTCGCCGAGGTGGGCCTGCTCACCGTGGTCGCCGCCTACTCCAGCTCGTGGAGCATCAGTTGGCGGCCCGCTTCCGTGACGGACCCGGAGAGGCTGGGGTAG
- a CDS encoding DedA family protein codes for MPELLTQVASPQLAYLALFTLLAVDAFVPVVPTQLLMLTGGALTVYGGLNLPTTVAVGALGVLAGDLACYLLGRYASGRRPLRPVGTGRARGIAGRLTRGLRRPGPMMILLCRFVPGGRMAACFAAGRSRYPIRLFLPTAGIAAAGWASYGGLVGHLGGAALTGSGWRMVVVAAVAAAGFALAGWALASVSARLNSTPAETPVD; via the coding sequence GTGCCCGAACTGCTCACCCAGGTGGCATCGCCCCAACTGGCGTACCTCGCGCTGTTCACCCTGCTGGCCGTGGACGCTTTCGTGCCGGTGGTACCCACCCAGTTGCTGATGCTCACCGGTGGCGCACTCACCGTGTACGGCGGGCTGAACCTGCCGACGACCGTCGCCGTCGGCGCGCTCGGCGTACTCGCCGGGGATCTGGCCTGTTACCTGCTCGGTCGGTACGCGTCGGGACGCCGGCCACTGCGGCCGGTGGGCACCGGTCGAGCCCGCGGAATCGCCGGACGCCTGACCCGGGGTCTGCGCCGTCCGGGGCCGATGATGATCCTGCTGTGCCGTTTCGTGCCGGGTGGCCGGATGGCCGCCTGCTTCGCCGCCGGCCGCAGCCGGTACCCGATCCGGCTCTTCCTGCCCACTGCCGGCATCGCGGCGGCGGGCTGGGCGTCGTACGGCGGGCTGGTGGGGCACCTGGGCGGGGCCGCGTTGACCGGTTCCGGCTGGCGGATGGTGGTCGTCGCGGCGGTGGCCGCCGCCGGCTTCGCGTTGGCCGGCTGGGCATTGGCGTCGGTCAGCGCACGGCTGAACTCGACCCCGGCCGAGACCCCCGTCGACTAG
- the thrS gene encoding threonine--tRNA ligase: MIDHRRLGRDLDLFATDPLSGAGLPIWLPAGAAARQAVEEYLRDLERRAGYQQVYSPPLGRRELFEVSGHLGYFATEMFPAMRLGEGDDELMLRPALCPHHALVYRSRGRSYRELPLRVSEIGGMYRAERSGVLGGLSRVRAISLNDAHNFCALEQVGQEVSEILRLIRAAHMALGVRPAGVRLSLRGSGEKYVGDDAQWARAEDLLRAGLDGVPYTEVPGEAAFYGPKIDIQVRDAAEREYTLSTVQLDFDKPERFDLSYTDADGARRRPVMVHRSLAGSMERLFAYLIEVHGGAFPPWYAPVQLVVLPVGDGQVDAAVDLARRAIEAGLRAEVDHGGSLGARVRDAVRRRIPYAAVVGAREAADGRVALRLRDGRSLEPQPSAEAIGLIGAVVAARSGDLLPS, translated from the coding sequence ATGATCGACCACCGCCGGCTGGGCCGGGACCTGGACCTGTTCGCCACCGATCCGCTCTCCGGCGCCGGCCTGCCAATCTGGCTGCCGGCCGGCGCCGCCGCCCGGCAGGCCGTCGAGGAGTACCTGCGTGACCTGGAACGCCGGGCCGGCTACCAGCAGGTGTACAGCCCGCCGCTGGGCCGACGTGAGCTGTTCGAGGTCTCCGGGCATCTCGGCTACTTCGCCACCGAGATGTTCCCGGCGATGCGACTCGGGGAGGGCGACGACGAGTTGATGCTCCGTCCGGCGCTCTGCCCGCACCATGCCCTGGTGTACCGGTCCCGTGGACGCTCCTACCGAGAACTGCCACTGCGGGTTTCGGAGATCGGGGGCATGTACCGGGCGGAACGCTCGGGAGTGCTCGGCGGCCTCTCCCGGGTGCGCGCCATCAGCCTCAACGACGCGCACAACTTCTGCGCGCTGGAGCAGGTCGGCCAGGAGGTGTCGGAGATCCTGCGGCTGATCCGGGCCGCGCACATGGCGCTGGGCGTGCGGCCGGCGGGCGTACGGCTGTCGCTACGCGGGTCGGGGGAGAAGTACGTTGGCGACGACGCGCAGTGGGCGCGGGCCGAGGACCTGCTCCGCGCCGGCCTCGACGGAGTGCCGTACACCGAGGTGCCGGGCGAGGCCGCCTTCTACGGCCCGAAGATCGACATTCAGGTGCGGGACGCGGCCGAACGTGAGTACACCCTCTCCACCGTCCAGCTCGACTTCGACAAGCCGGAACGGTTCGACCTGTCGTACACCGACGCCGATGGTGCCCGCCGGCGTCCGGTGATGGTGCACCGCAGCCTGGCCGGCAGCATGGAGCGGCTCTTCGCGTACCTGATCGAGGTGCACGGGGGCGCGTTCCCGCCCTGGTACGCCCCCGTGCAACTGGTCGTCCTGCCGGTCGGGGACGGCCAGGTCGACGCCGCGGTCGACCTGGCCCGGCGGGCCATCGAGGCGGGACTGCGGGCCGAGGTCGACCACGGCGGGTCGCTCGGTGCCCGGGTCCGCGACGCGGTGCGCCGCCGGATCCCGTACGCCGCCGTGGTGGGCGCCCGGGAGGCGGCCGACGGCCGGGTGGCGTTGCGGTTGCGCGACGGCCGCTCGTTGGAGCCGCAGCCATCGGCCGAGGCGATCGGGTTGATCGGCGCGGTGGTGGCGGCTCGCTCCGGAGACCTGCTCCCTTCGTAG
- a CDS encoding GuaB1 family IMP dehydrogenase-related protein — protein MRFLNGVNPGYDLTYNDVFMAPARSEVGSRLDVDLATGDGTGTTIPLVVANMTAVAGRRMAETVARRGGIAVIPQDIPIDVVAEVVAWVKQRHLVHDTAIALGPNDTVGDAIHLLPKRAYGAVIVVDDDGRPMGVVTEADTVSVDRFTQLRHVMSTELHTVPVDADPRTGFDRLSAGRRRLAPVVDDAGRLVGVLTRPGALRATLYKPAVDARGRLRIAAAVGINGDVAGKAKALLEAGVDTLVVDTAHGHQERMISALRTVRGLDPAVPVAAGNVVTADGVRDLVDAGADIIKVGVGPGAMCTTRMMTGVGRPQFSAVLDCAAAARSLGRHVWADGGVRHPRDVALALAAGASNVMIGSWFAGTYESPGDLFTDEEGRRYKESFGMASARAVSARTGDDSPYDRARKAIFEEGISSARMYLDPTRPGVEDLIDEIISGVRSAFTYAGARTLDEFHERVLIGVQSTAGYTEGMPLPTSW, from the coding sequence GTGCGGTTCCTCAACGGCGTGAATCCTGGCTACGACCTGACCTACAACGACGTCTTCATGGCCCCGGCCCGCTCGGAGGTGGGTTCGCGGCTCGATGTGGATCTGGCCACCGGCGACGGCACCGGCACCACCATCCCGTTGGTGGTGGCGAACATGACGGCGGTCGCCGGCCGGCGGATGGCCGAGACGGTGGCCCGACGCGGCGGCATCGCGGTGATCCCGCAGGACATCCCGATCGACGTGGTGGCGGAGGTGGTCGCCTGGGTCAAGCAGCGACACCTGGTGCACGACACGGCGATCGCGCTGGGCCCGAACGACACCGTCGGCGACGCCATCCACCTGCTGCCCAAGCGGGCGTACGGTGCGGTGATCGTGGTGGACGACGACGGCCGCCCGATGGGGGTGGTGACCGAGGCCGACACCGTCAGCGTGGACCGTTTCACGCAGTTGCGCCACGTGATGTCGACCGAATTGCACACCGTGCCCGTCGACGCGGATCCGCGTACCGGCTTCGACCGGCTCTCGGCGGGCCGGCGGCGGCTGGCGCCCGTGGTGGACGACGCGGGCCGGCTGGTCGGTGTGCTCACCCGTCCCGGTGCGCTGCGGGCGACGCTCTACAAGCCGGCGGTGGACGCCCGCGGCCGACTGCGGATCGCGGCGGCGGTGGGGATCAACGGCGACGTGGCGGGCAAGGCGAAGGCGCTGCTGGAGGCCGGAGTGGACACCCTGGTCGTGGACACCGCGCACGGCCATCAGGAGCGGATGATCTCCGCCCTGCGGACGGTACGCGGCCTCGACCCGGCCGTGCCGGTGGCGGCCGGCAACGTGGTCACCGCCGACGGGGTACGCGACCTGGTCGACGCGGGTGCCGACATCATCAAGGTCGGGGTCGGTCCGGGCGCGATGTGCACCACCCGGATGATGACCGGGGTCGGTAGGCCGCAGTTCTCGGCGGTGCTGGACTGCGCGGCGGCCGCCCGGTCCCTGGGCCGCCACGTCTGGGCGGACGGCGGGGTGCGGCACCCCCGGGACGTGGCGCTGGCGCTGGCCGCCGGGGCCTCCAACGTGATGATCGGCTCGTGGTTCGCCGGCACCTACGAGTCCCCCGGCGACCTCTTCACCGACGAGGAGGGCCGGCGCTACAAGGAGAGCTTCGGCATGGCCTCGGCGCGGGCGGTCAGCGCGCGTACCGGCGACGACAGCCCTTACGACCGCGCCCGAAAGGCGATCTTCGAGGAGGGCATCTCGTCGGCCCGGATGTACCTGGATCCGACCCGTCCCGGCGTGGAGGACCTGATCGACGAGATCATCTCGGGGGTGCGCAGCGCCTTCACCTACGCCGGCGCGCGCACCCTGGACGAGTTCCACGAGCGGGTGCTGATCGGCGTCCAGAGCACCGCCGGCTACACCGAGGGAATGCCTCTGCCGACCAGTTGGTGA
- a CDS encoding LysE/ArgO family amino acid transporter, producing MLTSVVAGFSLSIALIVAIGAQNAFVLRQGLRREHVVPVVLTCALSDALLIGVGIAGVGSIVAGRPVLLTAIRWGGAAFLLGYAALAARRALRPAALAPADRPPARLGPTLLACLAFTYLNPHVYLDTVLLLGGIAQQHPHRWLFGVGATTASVLWFAALGAGAYRLAPLLARRRVWQVLDGVIAVVMIAVAMALVLG from the coding sequence ATGCTCACCTCCGTCGTTGCCGGTTTCTCCCTGTCCATCGCCCTCATCGTCGCCATCGGCGCGCAGAACGCCTTCGTGCTGCGTCAGGGCCTGCGCCGGGAGCACGTGGTGCCGGTGGTGTTGACCTGCGCGCTCTCCGACGCGTTGCTGATCGGCGTGGGCATCGCCGGGGTGGGCTCGATCGTGGCCGGCCGCCCGGTCCTGCTCACCGCGATCCGTTGGGGTGGGGCCGCCTTCCTCCTCGGGTACGCGGCACTCGCCGCCCGCCGGGCGCTGCGGCCCGCCGCGCTCGCGCCGGCCGACCGGCCACCGGCCCGGCTCGGCCCGACGCTGCTGGCCTGCCTCGCCTTCACCTACCTCAACCCGCACGTCTACCTCGACACGGTGCTGCTGCTCGGCGGCATCGCCCAGCAGCACCCGCACCGGTGGCTGTTCGGCGTGGGCGCGACGACGGCCAGCGTGCTCTGGTTCGCCGCACTCGGTGCGGGCGCGTACCGGCTCGCGCCACTGCTCGCCCGCAGGCGGGTCTGGCAGGTGCTCGACGGCGTGATCGCGGTGGTGATGATCGCAGTGGCGATGGCACTGGTGCTGGGCTGA